CCCTGGGCCGCATCAGCGCGGCCCTGGGCGGCACGTACCGCCGGAGCCTTCTGGCCAAGGCCCCGCTGCGGCGCATGCTCACCGCTCACCCCCTGGGGGGCAACGCCATGAGCGACAACCCGGCCACCGGCGTGGTCAACGACCGGGGCGAGGTGTGGGGCCACCCCGGGCTGTACGTGGCCGACGGGTCGGTCATGCCCGGGCCCCTGGCTGCCAACCCCGCGTTGACCATCGCCGCCCTCGCCGAACGCACCGCCCACTGGATGGTCCACGGCCGCGAGGCCTCCTAGGAGGCTGGTGGCTAAACCCTCCCCAGGCGGCCGACCGCCCCGTTCGCGGCTCGGCGACATTGCAAAGGTGCTGGTCAGGGGCAGGTCGGCCGCTCGGCGCGAAGCGCCGATCGCGAAAGACACCAGCCTCCTAGCACCAACCCCGGTCGTCGTTCGACCTGGTGTGCCAAACGCGCCACTCTTGGCGCGTTTGGCACAGGTACGGGTGGGGGCCCGGTGGGGCGTCGCCTACACGACGACCAGGTTGGCCTCGGTGGCCCCTTTGACGGCACTCACGGGTACGGACCGGTCGAAGGTGACGAACCGGCCCTGGCGGCTGGTGGCCAGGGCCAGCAGGTAGGCGTCGGTCACCTGCCGGGGACCATGGAGCCGAGTGCGGTCGACCACTGCCTCGTCGAGCACGCTCAGGTCGCAGGCCCAGAACCGGTGGTGGGGTTGGGCGGTGGCCCGGGCCAGCATCCGGACGGCCTCAGCCGGCGTCGTGGGGCCGGGGTAGTTGGGCTGGCTGAGGATGCGAACGAGCCCGTTCTCGGTGATGGGGCACGAGGCCCAGCCCGTCTCGATCTCGGCCTCCAGCCAGGCCCGGGCCCGCCCGTGGTCGACGTGGTCGCGATCGAGCAGGGCGATCAGCACGTTGACGTCGAGGAGCGCCCTCACGCGCTCATCCTTCGACGAGCTCTTCTCGCAGCCTGTCGATGAGTGCGTTGGAGACGGCCTCGCCGCGCCGGGGCAAGGGCTCGAACCCGAGGAACGACGCGTCCTCGGCCCCCGTGCGAGCCGCCGGGGAGCCCGTCAGGGCCTGGCGGGCCAGGTCGGATACGACTTCGCCGATCGTGCGGTGTTCGCGGCGCGCCCGCTCCTTCACGGCCAGCAGCACGTCGTCGTCGATCTGTAACGTGGTGCGCATGCATCTGATGCTAACACATCAGCGTAAGTGGCGGGAACCAGCGGCTCGTCGGGCGCCGTCAAAGGGGCGGACGACGACGAGGAGGTCGGGACATGCGCCGGTTGACGGTTGGTCTGACGGTGGGGGCGTTGGCGGTGGGACTGTCGGCCGGGCCGGCCCTGGCCTGTGGGGGCCTGATCGGGCGCAACGGCTCGGTCAACCTCGTGCGGACGACGACCCTGGCCGCCTACCACGACGGGGTGGAGCACTACGTCACCTCCTTCGAGTTCGCGGGGGCGGGAGGGGAGTTCGGCTCGATCATCCCCCTGCCCGACGTGCCCAGCGACGTGCAGCGGGGCGGGGACTGGACCCTGCAACGGCTGGTGCGCGAGGTCCGGCCCCCGCTCGCCCCGGTAGCGTTGGCCCGGGCCACGGCGGCCGAAAGCGCCGACCGGGCCGAGGTGCTCCTGGAGACCCGCATCGACGCCCTCGACCTGACCGTGCTGCGGGGCGGCGCCCAGGCCGTGGGCCGGTGGGCCACCGACCACGGCTTCCTCCTCACCCCCGATGCCCCCGAGGTGCTGGAGTTCTACGCCCAGCGCAGCCCCATCTTCCTGGCCGCCCGCTTCGACGCCGACGCCGCCCGCCAGCGGGGTGTGGCCCTGGGCGACGGCACCCCCGTCCACCTGACCATCCCGACCGACAACCCGTGGGTGCCCCTGCGCATCCTCGCCCTGGGCCGCCAGCCGGCCGAGCGGGTGGACGCGGACGTCTTCCTGTTGACCCCCAACCGCCCGGTGCTGCTGCCCGGCAACGACGCCCCGGGCATGACCCTGGAGCGCCAGGAGCGGGCCTCGGCCGGCCTGCTGGCCGACCTGCGCTCGGACAAGGGGATGGAGTGGGTGCCCGAGTCGGCGTGGCTCACCTACCTGCGGGTGCAGGCCGCCCCGGCCGAGCTGACCTACGACCTGGCCGTGGACGCCTCCGGGGCCGGCCAACCGTCGCGCACAGCCGCCGGGCTCGACCTGCCGGCGGGGGCCGCCTTCGAAGCCGGTGGGGACGGGGGCGGGGGGCTGCCGTGGCTGCTGCTGGCCGGCGGCGGGCTGGCCCTGCTCGTCCTGCTGGCCGCCGTGGCCTGGGTGGCCACCGGCAACCGCCCCGGCGGTTCGCCCTCACCCGGCCCGGGGGCCGTAGCCCGGTGATCTCCCGGCGGGCGACCCACGTCGCCTCGGTCCTGGCCGTCGCCCTGCTCCTGGCCGGCTGCGCCGGGGCGGGGGCGGGGGAGGCGGACGGGCCCGCTACGGGCGGCGGTCCCGACGTCCGCACGGTGGTGCTCGACATGCGCTGGTCGCGGTTCTCCCAGACCGAGCTCAAGGTGCGGGCCGGGGAGACGATCAGGTTCGTTGTCCGCAACCACGACCCCATCCCCCACGAGCTCATCGTGGGCGACCAGGCCGTGCACGACTACCACGAGCAGGGGACCGAGCTGCACCACCGGGGCCGGCCCGGCGAGGTCTCGGTGGCCGCCGGGGCCACGGCCGAGACCCGCTACACCTTCATCCAGCCCGGCACCCTGCTGTTCGGCTGCCACCTCCCCGGCCACTGGGCCTACGGCATGCAGGGCGTCATCAGGGTCGTCTGACGGTGGGCCTAACCCCACGAAACCCGCGCGGTTTTCGTGGGCGTTTCGCCCACGAAACCCGCGCGGGTTTTCGGGTTTGGTCGGTGGTGGCCCGTGGGATGCGAACAACGCCGGTCACGTTCGTGATCTTCGATCTGCTGTGGGCGGGAGTCGGCGGGGCCGGCGGGCGGCTCGCCGAAGCGGTGCCATCAGCTCGTGGTTGCGAACCGGATTGGGGCTGTCCCGTGAGCCGGTTGAAGGCGGGCGCCCGAGCCGCCCGCGAGGACGACCCTCAAAGGATCGCTGCCGCCAGGCTGCCGAACACGAACCATCCGACCCAGGCCAGGAAGTAGGCAAGCGTCCAACGGTCACCTGGCCCGGCATGGGCGGCGAGGTACCAGCAGACAGGGCCGGCCAAGCCCAGAAGCAGGGCGCTCCAGATCATGAAGTGGCGCAGGGGGGCCGGTCCGTTCACGGGATAGGACGTGAAGACCATCGCCGCGAGCACACCCCATACCGTGCCAAGGACGAACACGACGACCCTCCCGAGGGCCATTGCCCCTCGGGCGGGCGTGCCTTCAGCGATCCTCTCGCTCCACGGTTCACTTCCTCAATGTCAGTCGCATGCGCCAACGCCGTGGTCGGGAAGGGCCAACCCCAGCACCCCAGCGTCCACCTGTTCCTTCTGGACGAGCAGGTGCGTTTGGCCCCGTGATCGTAGTAGGCCTCGAAAGCGGGAAACCAGCTCTTCTTCCCGATCAGCAGATGCCTCCGCTGGACATCGGGAGGACATCGAGGTCTGCCGAGATCTTCAAGCGACTGAGGAGCGGGATCCCCTGAGCCAGGCTGTTCCCGATCGCGAAGTCGAACGAGACGATGCCGCTTGGGTCAGTCTCGGCCGGACCAGGTGCGGATCAGGGGGACGAGGTCGGGGAGCGAGGCGATGACGGCGTCGGGGACGACGGGGGTGGCGTCGGCGATGGCCGGGTTGGGGCGCAGGACGGCCCGTAGGCCGGCACCCTGGGCCCCGGTGATGTCGTCCCAGGGGCGGTCGCCGACGAACACGGCGCGGGCCGGGTCGGACACACCCACGGCGTCCAGGGCGGCCGCGAATGCAGTGGGATGCGGCTTCTGGAAGGGCAGCTCGCTGGTGTACAGGCGGGCGTCGATCAGCGAGGCCAGGCCGTCGCGTTCGAGGAACCGCTCGTGGAACGACCTCGGCCAGTGGGTGTTCGACAGCAGGCCGATGCGCACACCTTCGGCCCGCAGGGCGGACAGTGCGGGCGCGGCGTCGGGGTCGTGGCGGATGTGGGGCGTCCAGGCATCGAGATGGCGGACGGCCGCCTCCTCCAGCAGGGCCTCACCTACGTCCATGCCGAGGGCGGCGGTGGCCGCGGCCACTAGGTCGGCCAGGGTCCCGCTGCGCTGGTCGCCGGCCGTGCTGGCCCAAAAGTCGGCCTCGACGGCCACCAGGCGGGCACAGATCTCGTCCTCGTGGTCCCGGCCGGGGCTGAGGTGGCGAGCCGCCAGCCGCCAGGCGTCGACCAGCTCTACGGTGACGAACTCCGAGAGCGTGCCGCCCCAGTCGAAGATCACGGCCTCGACCGGCTGAGTGCCCATCGCTCACGAGACTAGCCATGGCCCGGGGCTGGTGGGCCTCGTGTTGCCAACGGTGCCAATGAGCGGACATGCCTGTAACTACACCCTTGTGACTTGTCACACCCCGGTGGTGAACTAGCGGGGTGAGCAGCGGGGCCCGACTCTGGCGGCGTTTCCCGGCCGACCTCTTCCGGTTCACCACCACCGACCTGCGCGACCTGCACGTCGCTTTGATGGCCGTCTTCGACGAGTCGGCGGTGGTGTCGCCCGCCCTGCGCGTCGACGACGTGCGGCGCGGCCTGCAAGCCGCCGGGTGGGACGAGCCCGTCGACGACGAGCGCCTCGACCACGCCCTTCGGTCCCTCGTCGGGTGGGGCCTGCTCGAGGTCACCCAGGACCACGGTGCCCGCTACGCCACTCCCGAGGAGTTCGAGCGTCGCAACCTCCAGTGGTCGCTCACCCCTCACGGCCAGGCCGCCATCGGGGGCGTCCAGCACGCGGCCGACGAGCTGAGGCGGGCCGTGAGCCTGCAGCCGGCCGTGCTCGACGCCATCGCCGACGGGCTGGGCGACCTGCACCGCCTGATGTCGTCCGACCCCCCTGGCCCGGCCGCCCAGGTCAACACCACCCTCTCGGCCGTCGAGTCCCACCTCGAGTCGCTGGTGAGCAGCGTCCGCCAGTTCAACACCCATCTCCAGCGCCTCCTGCGGGAGGACGCCACCGAAGACGAGGTCTTCCTCGACGTCAAGCGGCGCACGATCACCTACCTGGAGGACTACATCGCCGGCGTGGAGCGGCCCGCTCGCCGGGTGGCCGTAGCCATCGGCCGGGCGCAGGCCGAGGTCGGCGTGTCGGCCCTGCACGACCGGGCGCTGCTCGGGGCCAACCTGGCCCCCCTGGCCGGGGGAGACCCGGCGCCCGCCTGGCTGGAGGAGAGGGCCCGGCGGTGGGACGCCTTGGTGGCGTGGTTCGCCCCGGCCCGCGGTGAACCCCGGATCGCCTTGCTGGTCGGCGTCGGCCGCCAGGCCATCCTCCAGCTGCTGCGAGTCTTGGAGCGCCGCTTCGAGAGCCGGCGGCGGTCGTCTTCGATCGCCCAGGACTTCCGCACCCTGGCCCGTTGGTTCGCGGGCGCCGTCACCGACGACGAGGCCCACGAGCTGTTCGACGCCGCCTTCGGCATGTGGCCCGCCCGCCATGCCCACCTGGTGCTCGACGACGAGGAGGCCCGGGCCCCGGCCACGAGCTGGCTCGAGGCCCCGCCCGTGCCGGTGGCCCCGGCCTTGCGCACCTCGACCTCGCTCGTCAACCGCGGCCAGGCCAAGCCCGTGCCCGACGCGGCTGCCGTGCGGGCCCGGCGCCAGCGTGAGCAGGCCGAGGCGCTGGCTGATCACCAGTCGGTGCGGGCCGCGCTGGCGACCGGGGGGGCCGTCAACCTCGCCCGGTTCGGCCGCCTCGCGCCCGAGGCCTTCGCCGAGCTGCTGGTGCTGCTCTCCGATGCCCTGTCGGCCGTGCCCGCGGCCGACGGGTCCCGGCGGGCCATGAGCGCCGACGGCGGCGTCGAGATCGTCCTCACCGAGCCCCGCCCGGGTGCGGCCCCGGCCCGGCTGGCGACCGCCACGGGCGTGCTCACCGCGCCCGACTTCGCGGTCACGGTCACCCTGCTCGGTGCCTGGGCGGGCGAGCGCGAACGGCAGGTGGCCCGTGCCTGACACCTGGCTCCGGCCCGGCGCCCCGGCATCCGAGGCACTGGCGGCCGAGCGCTCGCTGGCCGTCCGGTACCTGCTGGCCCGCCCTTACCTGGTGGCCGAGGCCGACGCCGAGGCGTTCGCGCTCGTGGCCCGCCACCGGGGTTGGCTGGTCGAGTGGTTCGAGGACACCTGCGGCTGGGGCCTCACCGTCGACGTCCCGGGCCGTACCGCCCGCCTGGCCAAGCGCAGCGTCCGCCCCGACCCGACGCGTCCCGTCCGGCGCCACCGGGGCGCCAACACGGCCTTCGACCGCCGCCGCTACGAGCTGCTGGCCCGGCTGTGCGCCCATCTGGTCAACCACCGCACGACGACCATCGGCCTGCTGGCTCAGAACCTCGAGGTCGAGGGGGCAGGCGCGTTCCAGTCCGGGCTCCAGCGGGAGCGCTCGGCGTTCGTCGACGCCCTGCGCCTGCTGGCCTCGCTCGGGGTCGTGTCCTTCGAGGGCGGCGACGTAGAGGGCTACGTGGCCGACCGCCGGGGGAACGCGCTTGTCCTCGTCGATGCCGCCCGGCTCCACCAGTTGCTCGTGCCGCCCACCCCGGTGAGCCGGGCTTGCGGCACGACGACGGCCGCTGTCTCGGCCGCGCTGCGAGCCGAACCCCGCTACGGCCCCACCGGCCAGGGCACCGACCCGGATCTCGCAGCCGACTCGTACGGCGGCGAGCCCGACGATCTGGCGTACGCCGGCGGTCCCATCGGTCCGGTGGCCGACATCGATGCCGACACCGGGGGGCCCGATGCCGGCACCGGGGCCGGTACGGATGCCGATGCCGGCGGCCACGGGGCCGACAGGGCCGGTACGGATTCCGACGCCTGCGACGAGGCGGCCGGCGACCGGGCCGATGCCGGCGGCGACCGGGCCGACGCCGGGGCCGGGACCGGGGCCGGGGCCGACGATCTCGCCATGGCCGTCATCCTTCGCCGGCCGGTAGCCGATGTCGATGCCGGCGGGGCCGACCGGCCACCCGGTCGGCGGGGCCCGCCACAGCCGCCAGCTGGTCTTCGTGCGATCGGTGGTCCCCGCCTGGCCTCGCCCGGGGGACAGGGGGCGGGCCCTCCGGCCGACGGCTGGCGCCGGGCCCGCCATTCGCTGGCCCGGAGGGTGCTCGACGACCCCGCCGTCCACCTCGACGAGCTCGACGACGAGGAGCGGGCCTACCTGGCGACGTCGTCCGGGCGGCGGTGGTTGAGGGACCGGGTGGCCCAGGCCGGGTTCGTCCTCGAAGAGCGGGCCGAGGGCCTCCTGGCCGTGGACACCGAGGCGGTGGCCACCGACGTGCGGTTCCCGGCGCCGTCGAGCACGGCCAAGCAGGCCGCCCTCCTGCTCGTCGACGAGCTCGTCCCCGGTTTCGCCGGTGCCCGTTCGCCGAGGCCCCGCACCCACAGCCAATTGGGCGCCGCCCTGGGCCGCATGCTGGCCGCCCACCCGCAGTGGGCACGCGAGTACCAGGGGGCAGACGGGCCGGACCGGTTGGCCGCGGCCGCCGTCGAAGTGCTGGCCGCCATGCGGCTGGTGGAGGTGGCCGACCACGAGGTCAGGCCCCGTCCGGCCTTGGCCCGTTACGGAGTGGCCCGGCCCGAGGGGGCCCTGTTATGAGCGAGCGCGCCTCAACAGGTCGCTGGCAGCCCCAGCGGGCCGGCCTCGTCAACGTGTGGCGCTACGCCGACGAGGTGCTCACCTTCCACCGTGGCCGCCTCCTTCTGCGGGGGGCCAACGGGTCGGGTAAGTCCATGGCCCTCGAGCTCCTGTTCCCCTTCCTGCTCGACGCCAACGCTCAGCCGGGCCGGCTCTCGTCGGCCGGTAAGGCCCGGGGCGGGCTCTACGAGCGGCTCACCACCGGCCTGGGCGGAGGTGACCGGGTGGGCTTCCTGTGGGCCGAGTTCGCCCGGCCCCCCACCGGGGACGGCACCGGCGACGGCGGCACGTTCACGATCGGGGTTCGGTTGCGGGCGTCGGCCCAGACCCACAAGGTCGACTACGGCTGGTTCACCACCACGATGGTGGTGGGCCGGGACCTGAGGTTGCTCGACGACCACCGGGTCCCGCTGTCGCGCGCCGGCCTGGAGGAAGCCCTGGCCGGGGCGGGCACGGTCCACACCAACGCCGACGACTACCGGCGGGCCGTCCGTACGCACCTGTTCCCAGGGTGCGACGAGCGCCAGTACGACGCCATCATCACCACCCTTCTCACACTGCGCCGGGAGAAGATCTCCCAGGACCTCGACCCCCAGAAGCTGTCCTCGGTCCTCACCGCCTCCCTACCTCCCCTGGACGAGCACGACGTGGCCGAGGTGGCCGAGGGTTTCCAGAAGCTCGACCGGCGCAAGGAGGACCTCGACAAGCTGGCCGCCGACCTCGAGGTCGTGAGGCGCCTGGCCCGGCGCCAGCGGGCCTATGCCCGCTCGGTGCTCTGGGGCTTGGCCGCCGAGGTCCGCGGTGCCACCAACCGGCGCGACGACGTCACCCGCCGGGCGCGCACAGCCGCCACCCGCCTGGCCTCGGCCCGCGACGAGTCGGCCACCGTGGAGGCGGCCGAGGCCGCGGCCCGGTCCGGGGCCGCCGACCTGCGGGCTCAGGCCGACACCCTGCGCAACCTCGACGCTTACCGGGCCGGCGGCCGTATCGAAGCCCTGAGGTCCGAGGCCGAGCGGGCGGCCGAACGTGCCCGCCGGGAGGAGGCTGTGCAGGCTGCCCGCGGGGCCGAGGCCGAGCGCCGGGCCGCCGCGGCCGACGACTGCCGAGGCCAGGTGGCCGACGCCCGGGCGGCCGCCCGCCGGGCCACGGCCGACCTCAGTTCCGCGGCCGACGAGGCCGACGCGCTGGCCGCGCTCAGTGAGGCCGAGGCTTCCGAGCCCGACGCCGGCGAGCGGTTGCTTCAGGCCTGGGCCGAGAGCCGCCGCCAAGCCGTGACCGAAGTCAGGCAGGCGCTCGCTCACCTGGCCCGGTGCGTGGACGCCCGCCAGCGGGCCGACGAGGTGCTGGAGGAGGAACGGGCTGTCCTAGACGGCGCCGTCGAGTCCCACCGCGGCGCATCGTCTCACCTGGCCCAGGCCGTCCAGGCCTATTCCGCCTCGGTCGACCAGTGGGCGGCGTCGGCCCCCCGGCTGGAGGCCTGGTGCCTGGGCGAGGACGGTCCGGGCCTCGCGGCCCGGCTCCCGTCTCCCCCTGACGACCCCGCGGCGGTGGACGAGGTGGTGGAGGCCCTGGCGGTGGCGGCCCGTTCCGCGGGGGCGGTGGCCTCCGACCGGCTGAGGTCTGCCCTGGCGGCCAACGCCTCCGCCCGCACGGCGGTCGAGGTCGAGCGCGAGGAGGTGGCGGGCGGCCGGTTGCGCCACCCGTTGCCGCCTCCGTGGCGTTCGCCCCGGCCCGAGGGCTCCGAGGGCCGTGATGGCGCCGCCTTGTGGCAGTTGGTCGACGTGGCCCCCGGGGTCGAGGCCGACGTCCTCGATGGCGTCGAGGCCGCCTTGGTGGCCAGCGGCCTGCTCGACGCCTGGGTGTCGCCCGGGGGCGAGATCTCCCTGCCCGCCGACGAGCGCCACGACGTGGTGCTGGGACTGGTCCCGGCTGGTCATGGGGGCGGCTCCCTGGCCGACGTGCTCGTCCCGGCCGACGGCCCCCGCCCCGCCGTGGCCGCGGAGGTCGTGGCCGCCCTGCTCCGCTCCATCGCGCTGGTGCCGACCGTCGACGCCGAGATGGCCGCCGGCCAGGGGTCGGCGGCGGCCGTCGGGCGGGACGGCACGTTCTGCCTGGGCCCCACCGTGGGCCGGGGACCGTCGGGGCCGGCCCAGTTCGTAGGGGCGGTGGCCCAGGAGCACCGCCGGCTCAGGCGCCTGGCCGAGCTCGACGACCAGCTCGCAGTGCTCGACCGGGAGCGGTCCGACCTGGACAAGCGGCTGGCTTCCGAGCGGGCCGCGCTGGCCGCCCTCGAAACCGAGGTCGCGGCCCGGCCCTCGGGGGAGGCGATCGCGGCCGCCGAGCGCCATCTGGAGATCGCCGAGGCCCGGGTGGCCGATGCCCGGGCCCGCACCGAACGCGCCCAGGCGGCGCGCGCTCGGGCCGAGGAGGAGGCCAAGGCGGCCCAGCGTGACCTGATGCAACGAGCGTCGGCTCACGGTGTCCCGGCCGACCCCCCCGGGCTCGAGGCCCACGACGCCCGGGTGCGGGCCGTGGAGCGGCTGGCGGTGGCCTGGTCGCGCCGGCGGCGGGAGGAGGCGGCGGCCACGCTCGGCCTGGCACGGGCTGTCGACGAGTCCGGGCGGGCGGCCGCTGCTCTGGGAGAGGCCGTTCGCCACTACCAGTCGGCGGTCGACGACCATCGCCAGCTCGTGGCCCGGCTGGAGGCCCTCGACGCCAGCGCCGGAGCCGAGTACCGGGCCGTCCTCCAGCAGGTGCAGCAGGCCGAGGCCGAGGCGGCCCGGCTGGGGTCCGAGCGCGACGCGGCGGCCCGCAGGCTCCGGGAGCTGGCCGGCGAGACGGGCCGGCTCGAAGCCGAGCTGGCGGCCGTCGAAGCCGAGCGGGGCCGGGCCGAGGCCGAGCGCGACGCGGCTGCCGCCGGGCTGGTGGCGGCCGTGTCCGACGGGATGGCGGCCGACGCCGGTGTCGACGTGCCCGACGACCCGGCCGGGGCGGGGGTCACGGCCGTGCTCGAAGCGGCCCGGGCCGTGCTGTCGACCGTGGGTGAGAACGAGGGCTCCGACCGTGAGCGCCAGGCCCGCGACCGGCGGTTGCAGGAGTCGGTCTACGAGGCCCGCCAATCGCTGCGGGGAGGTGTCGACGTGCTCCTCGACCAGTCCCCGGGCGGCTGGTGGGCCCTGCGGGCCGTGGCCGGGGGGTTGCGCCACCGCGCCCACGAACTGGCGGCGTCGCTGGCGGGGGAGGTGGCGGCCGCCAACGACGAGCTGCGCGAAGAGGAGCACCGCCTCTTCGACGAGACCCTCACCGGGAGCGTGCGCCGGTCGGTGGCCGAGCGCATCCGCCGGTCCAACGAGCTGGTCGACGGCATCAACGTCGAGTTGGCCAAGGTCCGTACCACCACCGCGGGCGTCGGCGTCCGCCTGCGCTGGGAGGTCGAGCCCGACCAGCCCGAGGTGGTCAAGGGGGCCAGGCGGCTACTGCTGAAGGACCCGGCCGACCTGTCCGACACCGAGCGGGCGTCGCTCTACGAGTTCTTCCGGGCCCGCCTCGACGACGCCCGCCAGGCCCTCGACGGCACCGCTGGGTGGGACGAGCGCCTGCGCGACGCCCTCGACTACCGGCGCTGGCACCGGTTCGCCCTGGAGGTCGCCCACCGCGATTGGGACGGTTTCGTCCCCGCCACGACCCACCGCCTGGCCCGCCTGTCCACCGGGGAGCGGTCGGTGACCCTCCACCTCCCGATGCTGGCATCCGTGGCCGCCCACTACGACGGGCTGGCGGTGGGCGACGGGCCCTCGCCGTGCCCTCGCCTGATCCTTCTCGACGAGCTTTTCGCCGGGGTTGACGTCGTCAACCGCGGTCAGCTCTTCGGCCTCTTCGTGGCCTGGGACCTCGATGCGGTGGTGACCAGCGACCACGAGTGGTGCGCCTACCAGTCCCTCGACGGCATCGCCATCCACCACCTGCACGCCACCGAACCGGGCCAGCCCGTGACCACGTCGAGGTTCGTTTGGGACGGCCGGGAGAACCGGGCGTCGCCCCTGGCGGTGGTCGGTGGCTGAGGGCGCCGGGCTCGTCGAACGGGTGGGCGGCCGCCACCTGGCGCCGTTGTGGGACGAGCTGGCTCGGCGCATGGGGGCGTCGTCGCGGCCGGTGACGAGCGTGACCCTGCGGGGCCTCGGCGCCGACGAACGGGCCGCGCTGGCCGACCTGCTGGGCCGCGACCGCCTGGTGGCGGCCACGTGCCGGGTGCGGGTGGAAGAAGTGGCCGTCGCCCTGGGCGTCGACGGGCCCGACGGGGTGGCCCGGGTGGTGGCCGGGCTCCGGGGCCCGATCGGCGACCGGGCGGCCGCTCGCCAGGCGGAGAGGGCCGAGCGCGACGCCCTGTGGCATTGGCTCGAGCGGGCGGCCGCCGACCTGGGCGCGCCAGCGTGGGCCGCGGCAGTCAGGGCCGCGGGAGTGCCTGGGGGCGACGTTGCACCCCACCGCGCCCGGCTGGAGGGGGCCGTCAGGGTGGTGCGGGCCATCGCCGATCGTGGCCAGCCCGCAGCCCTGGCCACGATGGCGGCCGCCGAGCTGGGCGACCCCCACGCCCTCGACCCCGGCACGGCCATGGCCCCCCTGGTGCTCGGCCTGCTCGCCGGCCGGCTCGGCCTGGCCGTGCCGAAGTCGGCCGAGGAGGCCCGCACCGTGTGGTCGGCGGCCGGGGTGGTGACCGACGAGCTGTCGCCCAAGGTGGTTGTCCTGGGCCTGCGGTCGGGGGCCGGCTCACCGCTGGCCGCCGTGCTCGGGCCGCTGGCCGACGCCCACGAACCGGCGGCCGTGACCCTGT
The sequence above is a segment of the Actinomycetota bacterium genome. Coding sequences within it:
- a CDS encoding TIGR02680 family protein encodes the protein MSERASTGRWQPQRAGLVNVWRYADEVLTFHRGRLLLRGANGSGKSMALELLFPFLLDANAQPGRLSSAGKARGGLYERLTTGLGGGDRVGFLWAEFARPPTGDGTGDGGTFTIGVRLRASAQTHKVDYGWFTTTMVVGRDLRLLDDHRVPLSRAGLEEALAGAGTVHTNADDYRRAVRTHLFPGCDERQYDAIITTLLTLRREKISQDLDPQKLSSVLTASLPPLDEHDVAEVAEGFQKLDRRKEDLDKLAADLEVVRRLARRQRAYARSVLWGLAAEVRGATNRRDDVTRRARTAATRLASARDESATVEAAEAAARSGAADLRAQADTLRNLDAYRAGGRIEALRSEAERAAERARREEAVQAARGAEAERRAAAADDCRGQVADARAAARRATADLSSAADEADALAALSEAEASEPDAGERLLQAWAESRRQAVTEVRQALAHLARCVDARQRADEVLEEERAVLDGAVESHRGASSHLAQAVQAYSASVDQWAASAPRLEAWCLGEDGPGLAARLPSPPDDPAAVDEVVEALAVAARSAGAVASDRLRSALAANASARTAVEVEREEVAGGRLRHPLPPPWRSPRPEGSEGRDGAALWQLVDVAPGVEADVLDGVEAALVASGLLDAWVSPGGEISLPADERHDVVLGLVPAGHGGGSLADVLVPADGPRPAVAAEVVAALLRSIALVPTVDAEMAAGQGSAAAVGRDGTFCLGPTVGRGPSGPAQFVGAVAQEHRRLRRLAELDDQLAVLDRERSDLDKRLASERAALAALETEVAARPSGEAIAAAERHLEIAEARVADARARTERAQAARARAEEEAKAAQRDLMQRASAHGVPADPPGLEAHDARVRAVERLAVAWSRRRREEAAATLGLARAVDESGRAAAALGEAVRHYQSAVDDHRQLVARLEALDASAGAEYRAVLQQVQQAEAEAARLGSERDAAARRLRELAGETGRLEAELAAVEAERGRAEAERDAAAAGLVAAVSDGMAADAGVDVPDDPAGAGVTAVLEAARAVLSTVGENEGSDRERQARDRRLQESVYEARQSLRGGVDVLLDQSPGGWWALRAVAGGLRHRAHELAASLAGEVAAANDELREEEHRLFDETLTGSVRRSVAERIRRSNELVDGINVELAKVRTTTAGVGVRLRWEVEPDQPEVVKGARRLLLKDPADLSDTERASLYEFFRARLDDARQALDGTAGWDERLRDALDYRRWHRFALEVAHRDWDGFVPATTHRLARLSTGERSVTLHLPMLASVAAHYDGLAVGDGPSPCPRLILLDELFAGVDVVNRGQLFGLFVAWDLDAVVTSDHEWCAYQSLDGIAIHHLHATEPGQPVTTSRFVWDGRENRASPLAVVGG
- a CDS encoding TIGR02679 family protein → MAEGAGLVERVGGRHLAPLWDELARRMGASSRPVTSVTLRGLGADERAALADLLGRDRLVAATCRVRVEEVAVALGVDGPDGVARVVAGLRGPIGDRAAARQAERAERDALWHWLERAAADLGAPAWAAAVRAAGVPGGDVAPHRARLEGAVRVVRAIADRGQPAALATMAAAELGDPHALDPGTAMAPLVLGLLAGRLGLAVPKSAEEARTVWSAAGVVTDELSPKVVVLGLRSGAGSPLAAVLGPLADAHEPAAVTLSQLRRWPWLPDGADRGPSEVLVVENPTVVAEAARAGATVGPGWPPMVCSAGWPNVAVLTLLRQLREAGWQALCHADFDPSGVLITRHLVQRVGAVPWRMGEGDYLAGASRSATAFVGSVADTPWDPALATAMRRHRRAVFEEDVFGALARAGRGAG